The Glycine soja cultivar W05 chromosome 8, ASM419377v2, whole genome shotgun sequence genome has a window encoding:
- the LOC114423310 gene encoding polyamine oxidase 2-like, giving the protein MESRTKSNPQLTRALCYANDGNQQGRSPSVIVIGGGMAGIAAARSLHDASLQVVLLESRERIGGRIHTDYSFGFPVDMGASWLHGVSNENPLASVIGRLGLPLYRTSGDNSILYDHDLESYGLFDMDGKQVPQELVAKVGEIFEAILQETDKIRQESSEDMSVLRGLSIVFDRKPELRLEGIAYKVLQWYLCRLEGWFAADTDAISLKGWDQEVLLPGGHGLMVRGYLPVVNSLAKGLDIRLGHRVTKVVRRYNGVKVTVENGKTFFADAAVIAVPLGVLKAKKILFEPKLPDWKEAAIADLGIGLENKIILHFENVFWPNVEFLGVVADTPYECSYFLNLHKATGRAVLVYMPSGQLAKDVEKMPDEAAVNFAFMQLKKIFPDASSPIQYLVSRWGSDINSLGSYSYDAVGKPHELYERLRVPVDNLFFAGEATSMSYPGSVHGAYSTGTMAAEDCRMRVLERYGEVDLFQPVMGEEGSMSIPLQISRL; this is encoded by the exons ATGGAGTCGAGAACTAAGAGTAATCCCCAATTAACAAGAG CTCTTTGCTATGCAAACGATGGCAATCAGCAGGGAAGGTCACCATCTGTTATTGTCATTGGTGGTGGCATGGCTGGGATTGCTGCTGCTCGTTCGCTCCATGATGCTTCGTTACAG GTTGTTCTCTTAGAGTCAAGGGAAAGAATTGGTGGCCGAATTCACACTGATTACTCATTTGGTTTTCCTGTGGACATGGGAGCATCATG GTTGCATGGAGTTTCCAATGAAAATCCACTGGCTTCGGTGATTGGGAGGCTAGGTCTACCCCTTTACCGTACTAGTGGGGATAATTCCATACTCTATGACCATGATTTGGAAAG CTATGGACTTTTTGATATGGATGGGAAACAGGTTCCTCAAGAGTTGGTAGCAAAAGTTGGTGAAATATTTGAGGCAATTTTGCAGGAG ACAGATAAAATAAGGCAAGAATCCAGTGAAGACATGTCTGTACTTCGTGGTCTTTCAATCGTTTTCGATAGGAAGCCAGAACTGAG GTTGGAGGGGATTGCTTATAAGGTACTTCAGTGGTATTTATGTAGACTGGAGGGCTGGTTTGCTGCAGACACTGATGCTATTTCACTGAAAGGATGGGACCAG GAGGTACTGCTCCCTGGTGGTCATGGTCTTATGGTCCGTGGCTACTTGCCTGTTGTAAATAGCCTAGCCAAGGGTCTTGATATTCGATTGGGGCACAG GGTCACAAAAGTAGTTAGGCGATATAATGGAGTAAAGGTAACTGTGGAAAATGGGAAAACGTTTTTTGCTGATGCTGCTGTTATTGCTGTCCCACTTGGGGTGCTTAAGGCGAAGAAAATATTGTTTGAGCCAAAGCTTCCAGACTGGAAGGAAGCTGCCATTGCTGATCTTGGGATTGGACTTgagaataaaatcattttacacTTTGAAAATGTGTTTTGGCCTAATGTGGAGTTCTTGGGAGTAGTTGCAGATACACCTTATGAATGTAGCTACTTCCTTAATCTCCACAAGGCCACAGGTCGTGCTGTTCTCGTTTACATGCCTTCTGGGCAGCTTGCCAAAGACGTTGAAAAGATGCCTGATGAAGCAGCTGTCAACTTCGCTTTCATGCAGCTCAAGAAGATTTTTCCAGATGCTTCTTCACCG ATTCAGTATCTTGTGTCTCGTTGGGGATCAGATATAAATTCACTAGGTTCATATAGCTATGATGCAGTTGGGAAACCCCATGAACTATATGAGAGGTTACGGGTCCCAGTAGATAACTTGTTCTTTGCAGGGGAAGCAACAAGCATGAGCTATCCAGGATCTGTCCATGGGGCATACTCCACTGGAACGATGGCTGCTGAAGATTGCCGGATGCGTGTGCTCGAGCGATATGGAGAGGTTGATTTATTCCAGCCAGTGATGGGAGAAGAGGGTTCCATGTCTATCCCACTTCAGATATCGCGTCTTTAA